From a single Anomaloglossus baeobatrachus isolate aAnoBae1 chromosome 4, aAnoBae1.hap1, whole genome shotgun sequence genomic region:
- the THAP9 gene encoding DNA transposase THAP9 isoform X3, producing the protein MLPSVLGVAKAHQDHPYFIPDIDTLKRKLQASEDSRAQKEKELRNAKDREKRLRQTCLSIYHELIKRNLLSSELLDILQPYEDIPLELFKKPESEYSAQQRMFSLTLQLNDPLSYRYLRKETKLPLPGPRRLRQWLKSDLGGPGINSLVLKSLIQKKPSHPQLYSQVSLILSTFSIQQNVAFDCHRNKLVGFVNLGKGCSGSGSQDVANEVLMFTLVGTTGHWKVPIAYFYVKSLTPQAQKQLLVHVLHELYEKSFEVIVISMDRNVRNEEMCTMLGCDFTDPWELQTHFSLPNRDYRHFVVFDVCNELQTISDMIEEFGSILSPEGVIAWQYITDLMNLPRMFPLVGDLKLEKMMLLCNKLSDTVANALQFIQELNSEHFHGFRAITNFIKIIGRVFDICNSTSVRLQGDKGPINQDNLEQKLQILQETREYLLTLTTCDNNFLFQTSRAWCTVGLLVNIASLSELLPRLLIDQDCITTYRFGTHHLKEFIHRVRRAGVPDTRPTALDVTHTVGKLLSQSGFMDPNTKNDLCFACTSIGQGLTGFQHVIPYPFEYTSIKLPCHVYQSRLLDVTLHCSEMYIAGWVVREAFKQLSCNKCRWALVSSRPPKELTSAYHLLQVHGGIAHFVPSDGAVRSVQIAEKQLHQVLKYGSSERRLSALVLERHVLSILGPTDIFDLQEHIPQTELGIDNHHFQLLRLMASLYYALMEPYINSRKQKTAVNQTLRSKLYFHSDLLSM; encoded by the exons ATGTTGCCTAGTGTCCTTGGAGTGGCCAAAGCCCACCAG GATCACCCATATTTCATTCCAGATATTGATACTCTAAAAAGAAAGCTCCAAGCATCAGAAGATTCAAGAGCACAAAAAGAGAAGGAACTTAGAAATGCGAAAGACCGAGAGAAGCGTTTACGCCAGACTTGCCTTAGTATTTACCATGAGCTTATCAAGAGAAACTTGTTGAGTTCTGAGCTTCTGGACATTCTTCAGCCTTATGAAG ACATTCCTCTGGAACTTTTCAAAAAGCCTGAATCTGAGTATTCTGCCCAGCAGCGCATGTTTTCCCTGACTTTACAGCTGAATGATCCTTTGTCATACAGATATCTGAGGAAGGAAACCAAGCTCCCACTGCCAGGGCCAAGAAGACTTCGACA GTGGCTGAAGTCAGATCTTGGCGGACCTGGAATTAATTCCTTGGTCCTGAAATCACTGATCCAGAAGAAACCATCACATCCACAGTTGTATTCTCAGGTGTCTCTTATTTTAAGTACATTTTCCATTCAGCAAAATGTTGCTTTTGATTGCCATAGAAATAAACTTGTGGGTTTTGTGAACTTAGGCAAAGGTTGCTCTGGAAGTGGAAGCCAAGATGTAGCTAATGAAGTCCTGATGTTCACGCTTGTTGGAACAACCGGTCATTGGAAAGTCCCTATTGCTTATTTTTATGTGAAATCATTGACTCCACAAGCACAAAAGCAACTTCTTGTTCATGTTTTGCATGAGCTATACGAGAAGAGTTTTGAGGTAATTGTCATATCAATGGACAGAAATGTACGCAATGAAGAAATGTGCACCATGCTGGGCTGCGACTTCACAGATCCCTGGGAACTACAGACACACTTCTCCTTGCCCAACAGAGACTACAGACATTTTGTGGTGTTTGATGTGTGCAATGAACTGCAAACAATCAGTGACATGATAGAAGAGTTTGGCTCCATTCTGAGTCCAGAAGGAGTCATTGCATGGCAGTATATCACTGACTTGATGAACCTGCCTAGAATGTTTCCTCTCGTAGGGGACCTGAAGCTCGAGAAGATGATGCTGTTGTGTAATAAGCTAAGTGATACTGTGGCGAATGCACTGCAGTTTATTCAGGAGTTAAATTCTGAACATTTTCATGGCTTTCGAGCCATTACCAACTTTATAAAG aTTATTGGTAGAGTATTTGATATCTGCAATAGTACCAGCGTGCGACTTCAAGGTGACAAAGGCCCCATAAATCAGGATAACCTAGAGCAAAAACTCCAAATCCTGCAGGAGACCCGTGAATACTTATTGACACTTACAACTTGTGACAATAATTTTCTTTTCCAGACATCTAG GGCCTGGTGTACTGTTGGTCTCCTAGTGAATATTGCTTCGCTCAGTGAATTGTTACCACGTCTACTGATTGATCAGGACTGCATCACTACGTATAGATTCGGGACCCATCACCTCAAAGAATTCATTCACCGTGTGAGGCGCGCAG gtGTTCCAGATACAAGACCTACAGCCCTTGATGTAACCCATACAGTGGGGAAGCTCTTGTCACAGAGTGGATTTATGGATCCCAATACAAAGAATGACCTCTGCTTTGCATGTACCAGTATAGGACAGGGTTTGACTGGTTTTCAACATGTCATTCCTTATCCATTTGAATACACAAGTATTAAACTGCCCTGTCATGTCTACCAGTCCAGATTGTTGGATGTGACCCTTCATTGCTCTGAAATGTACATTGCAGGCTGGGTTGTGAGAGAAGCCTTCAAACAGCTCTCCTGTAATAAGTGTAGATGGGCTTTGGTCAGCAGCAGACCCCCAAAAGAGTTGACAAGCGCTTATCATTTATTGCAAGTTCATGGAGGCATTGCTCATTTTGTGCCATCAGATGGAGCAGTCAGAAGCGTACAAATAGCAGAAAAGCAATTGCATCAGGTGCTGAAATACGGTAGCAGTGAACGCAGGTTATCTGCTCTGGTGCTAGAGCGCCACGTACTGTCCATACTGGGACCAACAGATATCTTTGACCTTCAGGAACACATACCACAGACCGAGCTGGGCATCGACAATCATCACTTTCAGCTATTGCGTCTGATGGCATCTCTATATTATGCACTAATGGAGCCCTATATTAATAGTAGAAAGCAGAAGACAGCTGTAAATCAGACCTTAAGATCTAAGCTTTATTTCCATTCAGACTTGCTGTCCATGTAA